In Tachysurus fulvidraco isolate hzauxx_2018 chromosome 11, HZAU_PFXX_2.0, whole genome shotgun sequence, one DNA window encodes the following:
- the LOC113649416 gene encoding olfactory receptor 2AT4-like has translation MSGKNETFVKDFFIVGFPGLHPNYYAFVSVFMFFVYVCILLGNGFFLLLFAKNKNLQKPMYFIYISLMLSDVLFSTCTLPKIIARYWFHDGTISFAACFFQMYLVHYFGVVSSYTLAVMAIDRYIAVCFPFHYHTLLSSRNILILSILVWVFAHPCSIMMVVRAFPLPYCGANTIVHCYCDHVSITRLACTDRTLYSFPAFVYAMVVLLGSLAIIVFSYSCIILAVLKISSARGRLKTFSTCSSQLIIIALFFLPRCFNYLAANIGITFNADLQIAIIMLYSLLPPMINPLIYSLKTEEVKKILTGNFNKGQSSLS, from the coding sequence ATGTCAGGCAAAAATGAGACCTTTGTGAAGGACTTTTTCATTGTTGGATTTCCTGGACTTCATCCTAACTACTATgcctttgtgtctgtatttatgttCTTTGTTTATGTGTGCATCTTGTTAGGGAAtggattttttcttcttttgtttgcaaaaaacaaaaatctccaGAAAcccatgtattttatttatataagtcTCATGCTTTCTGATGTATTGTTTAGTACATGCACATTACCAAAGATCATTGCTCGATACTGGTTCCATGATGGGACAATTTCATTTGCAGCTTGTTTTTTTCAGATGTACTTGGTGCATTATTTTGGTGTGGTCAGTTCATACACACTAGCTGTAATGGCCATAGATCGATATATTGCAGTCTGCTTCCCTTTTCATTATCATACGCTTTTGTCAAGCAGGAATATATTAATTCTCAGCATTTTGGTCTGGGTTTTTGCTCATCCTTGCAGTATAATGATGGTTGTTCGAGCTTTCCCCCTCCCTTACTGTGGTGCCAATACCATTGTACACTGCTATTGTGATCATGTATCTATTACTCGACTTGCATGCACTGACAGGACTCTCTATAGTTTTCCAGCTTTTGTTTATGCCATGGTAGTATTGTTGGGATCTCTTGCCATTATTGTCTTCTCGTACTCTTGCATTATTTTAGCTGTTCTAAAAATATCAAGTGCACGTGGGCGGCTAAAGACTTTTTCTACTTGTAGTTCTCAACTCATTATAATTGCGCTCTTTTTCTTACCAAGGTGTTTTAATTACTTGGCTGCTAATATAGGTATCACATTTAATGCTGATTTGCAAATAGCTATCATCATGCTGTATAGCCTTCTACCTCCAATGATAAACCCATTAATATATAGTCTAAAAACAGAAGAAGTTAAGAAAATCTTGACAGGAAATTTTAATAAAGGCCAAAGTAGCCTTAGCTGA